The following DNA comes from Ictalurus punctatus breed USDA103 unplaced genomic scaffold, Coco_2.0 Super-Scaffold_100046, whole genome shotgun sequence.
ccaacaagaggacctgttgaaatgagagaggacctgacttttgctccaaaaaaaaccaaaaaaaaaccaagaggatagattgacaaattattaatgaaggtaatgtaaagacgttgttgtttaaccctgagcagggcgtcaacagctccaaagatcgtgtcttaagtccgagggtttagttaggaggtagaaaaagatttaaagacggtgttttaaaagaaacaagtgtttcatccttaatggtaaaaaagaaaaatggttgtactccaatatgaaataaaacggtggagacacactgagtacacttctgttccacagtctataaggatcccaaaacttcatgtagtgtggaaaaatatatacaccctccgtgactctgttacttaaggtttaaacatttttattttgtgatggcagcaagacaaaatggttgtgcatttggtatgtggtgattttagaattaggccccaaatgtcaaatatgtttgtgtatggtttcgtcaggcaaagatcacgatggtatggaaagagtatacaagagtaattggggtgatctaatgcttaggacttgtacagtacttcaactcgggaacgtcccaccatggcgttcagagaggcgttatctaaggtacacgtatatataatatagatcagatctatATTAGAAGGCGGTGTGGTATAACGTGAATCAGCAATAAAGTTCTCAGcttgagttgttttgtttgcgCGTAAAGTATACAGACAGAGGATATTTCACTGAGATTGTGTTAATGAAAAGGCTGTGCCTATTGTACAGGATTGTTGTGATTGTCGTGCAGCTCTTGTAAGATGCGGTAAGGAAATTtgtgaaatacaaacacaaagaagtGGTGGTTGCTTcggattaagaagaaaaaaacctgccaAATTGATACGAGtgcaatataaacaaatgtttgtgatgCCTGTGAAAGTCTTTCAAAAGTGAATCTGTAGGCAGTTTCCCTTCTGAAGACTGGAGCGAGTAAACACTCCTCAGGcactgcagagtttttgtggagtgtgtgtacatttttggacCAAGTGTGCCCTCTAGTAGCTGACgggtttctccctctctcagatTGTTTGCAGTTCCTCCGGTGTAAACTATAACACGTTAAAGACTTAACGATCCTTGCTATTCAGTAGACGTGTGCCAATAATCAATTCCTCAACGTATCACACTGTTTAACAcgcacaacaaaaaaaaaaaatcaatgagtgTTCTTTTTGTACTCGGGAGCAGCAGGCGAGTCGTGGGTGGCAGGTGCGTTGTGCGTAAGCAGAGGGCTTGAGTGTGTAGATGGATCCAAAATGGTGGCTgagttttatgtattattaggGAGCTCATCATGGTCAGGTTCTCTGGATTGGACAGGAGCACATTTCAGCAGGTGAGGACGCTACGCTGAAGGTGATCCGTGTACAGGAGCAGTTAGGAGGGATAGATGTTGCAGAGGGATAGATTCCGCCAGTTTCTTATCGATGGAGGAATTCGAGGACGCTGCACGAGTCGCTCTGTAGAAGTgctcgtctctttgacctgatTTTCCTGCATTGTAGGGAGCCGTGGTGGATGTGATGGTGGATTTGGAAGTACAAGATTGAGATTTTCCTGGTTCAGAAGCTGTATGTCCAATATCTGACTAGGTTTAGACTCGCCAGGTAGCGTGTAGGGGTTCGGAATGAGGGCTTGGTTTTTCTTCAGgctccctctcttcttcctgAGGTTCGGCTCGGACTTCTCCTCAGGGACCGATGGGTACTGGACCATAATGGTGGGTTTCTGGCGGAGGTCTTGGTGTGTATGAGGCTCGGTGGCCATGATGGCGCGAGCACTGTGCATTCTCTGAGGGAGTTTGGGGCTGGGCTCGCCGCGCTTCTTCTTCCAGCGCTTCAGCTGCATGCGTTGCTCATGTTCCACGTCCTGTGCCGATACCTGCAACTCCAGAAC
Coding sequences within:
- the LOC128630136 gene encoding TBC1 domain family member 10A-like isoform X1 codes for the protein MMEWFMCAFSRTLPWASVLRVWDMFLCDGVKMIFCVGLVVLTSMLGTRDKLKACPGQYETMEVLRAIEPRYMQEGFLVLQVSAQDVEHEQRMQLKRWKKKRGEPSPKLPQRMHSARAIMATEPHTHQDLRQKPTIMVQYPSVPEEKSEPNLRKKRGSLKKNQALIPNPYTLPGESKPSQILDIQLLNQENLNLVLPNPPSHPPRLPTMQENQVKETSTSTERLVQRPRIPPSIRNWRNLSLCNIYPS
- the LOC128630136 gene encoding TBC1 domain family member 10A-like isoform X2 — translated: MIFCVGLVVLTSMLGTRDKLKACPGQYETMEVLRAIEPRYMQEGFLVLQVSAQDVEHEQRMQLKRWKKKRGEPSPKLPQRMHSARAIMATEPHTHQDLRQKPTIMVQYPSVPEEKSEPNLRKKRGSLKKNQALIPNPYTLPGESKPSQILDIQLLNQENLNLVLPNPPSHPPRLPTMQENQVKETSTSTERLVQRPRIPPSIRNWRNLSLCNIYPS